One genomic segment of Podarcis raffonei isolate rPodRaf1 chromosome 7, rPodRaf1.pri, whole genome shotgun sequence includes these proteins:
- the LOC128417433 gene encoding cytochrome P450 7A1, whose amino-acid sequence MVSLLLTWGIVVILCLILWLVLGIRRRRPSEPPLENGLLPYLGCALQFGANPLNFLRTRQKKYGPIFTCKLAGKYVHFLTDPFSYHAVMGHGRHLDWKKFHFAISAKAFGHGSIDPDDGNTTENIHQTFTRNLQGNALTFLAESMMENLHYVMVEPNASRIDSSDWVTDKLYEFCCRVMFEAGFLTLFGTDFNPVGHDKGLSANQEAHRAFILSTLENFKAFDQVFPALVAGLPIHLFKSAHSAREKLADALLHKTLKKRNNISELISLRMFFNDTLSTFDEKEKAKTHLAVLWASQSNTIPATFWTLFFLIRNPKAMEAAIKEVQRVLEDAEIKIDSTRKPISLNRKQLDDMPILDSVIKEAIRLSSASMTVRVAKEDFVLQLGSNSYNIRKDDTIALYPQLLHFDPEIYSDPLTYKYDRYLEENGKEKTTFYHNGRKLKYYYMPFGMGLAKCPGRLLAVHEIKQFLTLLLSYFEVELLDKNVTCPSLDQSRVGLGVLQPASDIDFKYRLKCL is encoded by the exons ATGGTTTCATTGCTTTTGACATGGGGAATAGTGGTGATTCTGTGCTTAATACTATGGCTTGTTTTGGGAATAAGGAGGAG ACGTCCAAGTGAGCCACCCTTGGAGAATGGGCTACTGCCGTATCTTGGCTGTGCTTTGCAGTTTGGTGCCAATCCTCTCAACTTCCTCAGGACAAGACAAAAAAAATATGGTCCCATTTTTACTTGCAAATTGGCTGGAAAATATGTTCATTTTCTCACTGACCCCTTTTCATATCATGCAGTGATGGGACACGGAAGACacctggactggaaaaagttccaTTTTGCAATCTCTGCAAAG GCATTTGGACATGGTAGTATTGACCCAGATGATGGAAACACCACTGAGAATATACACCAGACCTTCACCAGAAACCTGCAGGGTAATGCATTAACCTTTCTCGCTGAGTCCATGATGGAAAACCTGCACTATGTCATGGTAGAACCAAACGCATCGAGAATTGACTCCAGTGACTGGGTAACTGATAAACTTTATGAATTCTGCTGCCGTGTGATGTTTGAAGCtgggtttctaacactgtttggcACAGATTTTAACCCAGTGGGCCATGACAAGGGCCTTTCTGCCAACCAAGAAGCCCACAGAGCATTTATCCTCAGTACCCTAGAGAACTTCAAGGCATTTGACCAAGTCTTTCCGGCCCTTGTGGCAGGCCTACCAATCCATCTGTTCAAAAGTGCCCACAGTGCACGAGAGAAGCTAGCTGATGCTCTGCTCCACAagacccttaaaaaaagaaacaacatcTCTGAGCTCATTTCCCTCCGCATGTTCTTCAATGATACTCTCTCCACTTTTgatgaaaaggaaaaagcaaagacCCACCTTGCAGTTCTGTGGGCTTCACAGTCTAACACAATACCTGCAACCTTTTGGACTTTATTCTTTCTTATTAG GAATCCAAAAGCAATGGAAGCAGCTATTAAAGAGGTGCAACGGGTGTTAGAAGATGCTGAGATAAAGATAGACTCGACCAGGAAACCTATTTCTTTGAACCGGAAACAGCTGGATGATATGCCTATATTAG ATAGTGTTATCAAGGAAGCAATAAGGCTCTCCAGTGCATCTATGACAGTCAGAGTTGCTAAGGAAGATTTCGTTTTGCAATTAGGCAGCAACTCCTACAATATCCGCAAAGATGACACCATAGCTCTTTATCCCCAGCTGTTGCATTTTGATCCAGAAATCTACTCTGACCCCCTG ACATACAAGTATGACCGCTATCTTgaggaaaatggaaaggaaaagacCACTTTTTACCACAATGGTCgcaaattaaaatattattatatgccTTTTGGAATGGGACTTGCAAAATGTCCTGGAAGATTATTGGCCGTTCATGAAATTAAACAATTTTTGACTTTATTGCTATCTTATTTTGAAGTGGAGCTTCTTGACAAGAATGTGACATGCCCATCTTTAGACCAATCGCGGGTCGGACTTGGTGTTTTACAACCTGCAAGTGACATTGATTTCAAGTACAGATTAAAATGCCTATGA